In Lapillicoccus jejuensis, the DNA window CGGCCAGGGCGCGCCCGAGCTGAAGTGACCCCGGCGTGAGCACGAGCACCTCCACCGACCGCTCCGCCGCTCCCCCGCCCGGAGCGGGCTGGACCCCGTCGCCGGTGGAGCGGGAGCGGGCGGCGTACCGGTCCGCGCGGGCCCGGCGCTCCCTCCTCGCCTCGACGGGCAGCACGGTCGTCGTGCTCGTCGTCGCCGCCGTGCTGCTCGTCACCTCCCCCGGGTGGCCCCGGGTGCGCGACACGTGGTTCTCCTGGGACAAGGCCGTGGAGTCCTTCCCCGCCGTCCTCGACGGGCTGTGGCTCAACATCCGGCTCATGGTCGTCTGCGCGGTCGCCATCGTCGTCCTCGGCCTGACCCTCGCCGTCCTGCGGACCCTGCGCGGCGCGGTCTTCGCCCCGCTGCGGATCTTCGCGACGGTGTACGTCGACCTGTTCCGCGGCCTGCCCCTGCTGCTCGTCCTGCTCCTGCTCGGCTTCGGCGCCCCGGCGCTCGACCTCACCGGCCTGCCGACCTCCGTCCTCTTCTGGGGCGCGACCTCGCTCGTGCTGTCCTACTCCGCCTACGTCGCCGAGGTCTTCCGGGCCGGTATCGAGACCGTCCACCCCTCGCAGCGGGCGGCGGCGCGCGCCCTCGGCCTGACCTACGCCCAGTCGCTGCGCTTCGTCGTCCTGCCGCAGGCCGTGCGGCGGGTCGTCCCGGCCCTGATGAACGACCTGGTCTCCCTGCAGAAGGACTCGGGTCTCGTCTCGGTGCTCGGCATCACCGACGCGATCCGCGCGGCCCAGATCTCGACGGCCGAGGACTTCAACTACACCCCGTACGTCGTCGCCGGCGTCGTCTTCGTCGCCCTCACCATCCCCATGGCCCGGGTCGCCGACCGCGTCTCCCGGCGCCGGGGCCAGGGACCGGTCGGGGGGCACCTGTGACCGCCGTCCCGGTGCCGGTGGATCCGGAGCCGCTCGCCCCGCCGGTCCTCGCCGTCGAGCACCTGCGCAAGGCGTACGGCGACCTCGTGGTCCTCGCCGACGTCGACCTCGAGGTCCGGCGCGGCGAGTGCGTCGTGCTCATCGGCGCCTCGGGGTCGGGCAAGTCGACCCTGCTGCGCTGCGTCGACCTGCTCGAGCAGGTCGACGACGGGGTGGTGCGGCTGGAGGGCCAGGACGTCACCGACCCGCGGGTCGACGCGGACGCGGTGCGGGCCCGGCTGGGGATCGTCTTCCAGGGCTACAACCTCTTCCCGCACCTCAGCGTCCTGGACAACCTCACCCTCGCCCCGGTGCGGGTGCACAAGGTGGCGCGCGACGAAGCCCGGGACCGGGCGCTCGAGGCGCTCGACCGGGTCGGTCTGCGCGAGAAGGCCGGGGCCCGTCCCGACGACCTGTCCGGGGGCCAGCAGCAGCGGGTGGCCATCGCGCGCGCCCTGGTCACCGACCCCGTCGTCCTGCTCCTCGACGAGGTCACCTCGGCGCTCGACCCCGAGCTGGTGGGGGAGGTCCTCGACCTGCTGCGCGAGCTCCAGGCCGACGGGACGACGATGCTCGTCAACACGCACGAGATGGGGTTCGCCCGTCAGGTCGCCGACCGGGTGTGCTTCCTCGGCGCCGGCCGGATCCTCGAGCAGGGCCCGGCCGCGCAGGTCATCGACGACCCGCAGGAGGAGCCGACCCGCCGCTTCCTCGCCCGGCTGCACGGCTGACGTCCGGACGCGTCCGCGCGGCCCTCCCCGGGTGGGGGAGCAGAGAGGGCCGCGCAGAACAGGATCACCGCTCGTCCGCGGGGGGAGGGGGACGACGGTGCCGGCGGTCGGGGGGAGAGCCGACCCGGGGGGCGAGGCCTCCAGCGCCTCGCTCGCAAGATGATTGTGCCCTAGGTAAGTGCGGGAGGGCAAGTACCTTCCGCAACGACATTGTCGGCGAACGGACGACCGACGACGGATCGCCGTCCGTGGTCCGGGAGGAGGGGGCCAGGCCCCCCGCCCCCACCGCGGGATCACGGGGTCAGGGACGACCGCCGTACGGCACGAGGTCGGACATCGAGTAGATCGAGGCGATCTTCACGACCGTGCTGGGGTTCGGCGCGTGGATCATCATCCCGCCCCCGATGTAGAGCCCCACGTGGTGGCTGTCGAGGCCGCTCGTGCCGTAGAAGACGAGGTCGCCCGGCTGGAGCTGGCCGATCGGCACGCGCGCCGTCTCCGCGTACTGCGCGCCGGTGTAGTGGGTGAGGCTGACGCCCGCCTGGGCCCAGGCCATCATCGTCAGCCCGGAGCAGTCGAACGAGCCCGGACCCGAAGCCCCCCACACGTAGGGCTTGCCGAGCTGCGCCCGCGCGTAGGCGAGGACGGCCGAGACCCCGCCGCTGGACGGCGGCGGCGGCGGGGGCGGCGTGGGGGCCGGCGTGGGCGTCGGGGTGGGGGCCGAGCCGCCCGAGGAGCCGCCCGAGCCGCCCGAGGACCCGCCCGAGCCGCTGGTCGAGCCGCCGTTCGAGCCGCCGTTCGAGCCGCCGCCCTGGGCCTGCTGCTGCTGGCGCGCGGTCGTCGCGGCCTGCGCGGCGGCGCGCTGGGCGGCGGCCCGCTGCGCGGCCTGCGCGGCGGCCTGCCGAGCGGCCGCGGCGGCGGCGGCGGCCGCGGCGCGCCGGTTGGCCTCCTCGCGGGCGCGCTCGGCCGCGGCGGCGAGCCCGGCCTGACGCTGCTGCTCCAGCGCCACCGACGTCTTCTGCAGGGCGGCGAGCCGGGCCGTCACCTGGGTCTGCTGGGCCTGCAGGCGGGCGGTCTGCGTCTGCGCGGTGGCGACGGCCTGCTGGGCCCGGTCGGCGGCGGCCTGGGCGGCCGCGGCCGCGGTGGCCTGCCGACCCCGGGCCTCGGCGGCGGCCTGCTGAGCGGCGGCGGCGAGGTGGTCGGCCTCTCCCGCCCGGTCGACGAGGTCGGCCTGCTCGGCCCCCACGGCCTCCACGCCGGCGGCGCGGTCGAGGACGCTCTGCGGGCCGCCGTCGCCGAAGAAGACGTCGAGCTGGCCCGTGCCGCCGCCGCCGGAGGCGTAGACGTCCGCGGCGAGCCGGGACAGGTCGAGACCGGCCTGGTCGGCCTGCGCCTTGGCCGTGCGGGCGGCCGCCTCGGCCGACCGCGCCTGGGCGGTCGCCCGGGCGAGGGCGAGCCGGGCCCCGCTCGCCGCCTCCATCGCGTCGGCGGAGCCCTGCGCGAGCTCGGCGACCATCGCGCGGGAGGCCGCGAGCTGCTGGTCGAGCGCGGCGACCTGGCCGGCGGCGGCACCGGCGGCGGCCTTGGCCTGGTCGACCTGGGTCTGCGAGGGGAAGACGGGCGAGGGGTCCGCGTGCGCGGCCGGGGAGACCCCGGCGAGGCCGGTGAGCGCCGTGAGGCCGACCAGGCCCACGCAGACGAGGCGGTGGGGACGCCGCCGCCAGGGTCGGAGCCGGTCGGTCTCCGCAGGGCGCTGGGTGGGGGTCACGTGGCCGCATCCTTCGTCGGGGGCCGGGTGGGGGCCGGCAGGGGTCTCGGGGGTCCCCCGCGCCACGGGCCGGCGGCGTGTCACGGGCTCGGGTGCTCGACACCGGCGCGCAGGACGACCGCAGCCCCTCGGGGAGGGCGTGGTCGAGGTTAGGTCCCATTCGTCACACGCGAAACAGGGCGACCACGAATCCCGTTGCCACCACGCGTGATTCGCCGCCCCATGCGTCGTACGGCGCGAATGACACCGGTGTTTTTCCGCACGTCGGGACCGGGTTCCGTACACCCGTGCGGAACAGGTCACGGTTTGGTGACGATCGCCCGGTCGAGGCGTCCCGGGGGCCCCGTACGGCGTCCTGGACCCCCCGGCCGGCCCGGGCGTCAGCGGGTGGCGAGGGCGCCGTACGTCAGGGCGAGGGCGACGAGGAAGGCGGCCAGGGCCCACAGCGCGACCAGCCGGGCCGGCCACCGCCCCGGTGGGGCCGCGGGGGTGGCGGGTCGCGCCGGGCGGCGCTCCTGCACCGACTCCCCCGCCGCCGCCCGGTCGAGCAGCCGGGCGAAGGCGGCGGCGCTGGCGGGCCGCCGCGCGGGGTCCGGGTCGAGGGCGGAGGCGAGCAGCCCGTCCACCTCCGCCGGCAGCCCGACGGACAGGGCGACCGCCGCCGGGGGGTCGGTCCGCAGCGCGACGTCGCGGACCGACGCGTGCTCGAAGGGGGGTCGCCCGGTCAGCAGCGCGTAGGTCACGGCGGCGACGGCGTAGACGTCCGCTCGGGCGTCGAAGCCGCCGCCGCGCACCTGCTCGGGCGCCATCCACGCGGGCGTCCCGGCGGTGAGGGTGAGCCCGGACGCCTCGGCCAGCGACTTGGCCATCCCGAGGTCGGCGACGACGACGCGCGGCCTCCCGTCCGCCCCGCGGGCGATGAGCAGGTTGGACGGCTTGACGTCGCGGTGCACGACGCCGTGGTCGTGCAGCACCTGGACGGCCCGGGCGACCTCCCCCGCGAGGGCGACGGCCCGCCCGGCGTCGGGACGCGTCGCCGCCTGCTCGACGACGTCGGCCAGGGTGCCCCCGTCGGCGAGGTCCATGACGAAGTAGGGCTGGTCGCCGTCGGGCACCGTGCCGATGTCGTGCACCCGGACCACGCGCGGGTCGTCGATGCGGCGCAGCAGCCGGGCCTCGGCCAGGAAGCGCTCGCGCACGCCGGCGTCACCGGACCAGTTGTCGGCGAGCACCTTGAGCGCGACCGACACCTCGAGGTCGTCGTCGCGGGCCAGCCACACGGTGGCGAAGGCCCCGGTGCCGAGCCGCTCGAGCAGGCGGTAGCGTCCCAGGCGTCTCATCGCCCGTTATTGTGCGGCACCGACGCCACCGCGCGCCGCGCCGGTGCCCGGACGGCGCGGAGGGGACAGCACGGGACAGCACGAGAACGGCACGGGTCCGGCACATCGACGGCACGGCCGCACTGGGGGACACGACATGGACGACCACGACGACCTGCTGCCGCTCGTCGAGCGCGCCCGCGACGGCGACCGGGACGCCCAGCACGAGCTGCTGACCCGGCTGCAGCCGCTCGTCATGCGGCGCTGCGCGCGGATCCTGCCGCACCGGGCCGACGCCGAGGAGGCCGCGCAGGACGCGCTGCTCGCGGTCGCCACCAAGCTGCACACCTGGTCCGGGTCCGGCTCCTTCCTCGGCTGGGTGACCGTCGTCGCCGCCAACAGCGCCCGCTCGACGTACCGGTCGCTGTGCCGCCGCTCCGAGACGACGGTGGAGTACCTGCCCGAGCGCCCCGACCCGCGCACGACGAGCGTCATCGCCGGGTCGCGGCTGGACCTCCTCGACGCCGTCGAGCAGCTCGAGGCGGAGCGCCCGGTCCTGGTCGAGGCCTTCGTGCTGCGCGACCTCGGCACCCTGTCGTACGACGAGATCGCCGAGCAGCTCGGCGTGCCGCTGGGCACGGTCAAGGCGCGGATCCACGACGCCCGGGCCTTCGTGCGAGACCGTCTGCTCGGTGTGGGCTGAGGACCGGGCGGTGCCCGTCCCGAGAACGTCACCGCCGCGGGGCAACCCCCGGCGGTCCGTCGGCGTCCTCACCCGTGTGAGGGCCCCCCACCCGCGCCGACCCGGAGCCGTCCGCTGCCACGTGACGGCGGCCCCCGGTGGCGCTCCCGTGGGGGGAGGACCGTGAGACGGACGGCCGGCGTGGTGGTCGTCGTCGCCGGGGCGGTGCTCGGCGTCGGGTCGGGGGTCCTCGCGTACGGCTGGGCGCAGCGCTCGACCGAGGAGGTCGTCCGGACCACCGACGCTTCCGGCGGCCTGCGCACCGACGGGGACCCCGGCGGTCCGCCGACCGCCCCGGGGACGGGCCCCGCGACGACTCGCACCGGCACCCCGGCCACCTCGACGACGTCCGGGGCGCCCGACCCCGCGGCGGCCGTGACGCCGGCGCGGCTGCTCGGCGTCCGGGACCTGGCCACCGCCGGGTGGGACACCCGCGCGGTCGTGGCCCGCACCCAGACCGGCGAGGGGGCCGCCCCGACCGGGGTGTGCCAGCGCGAGTCGCTCGTGGCCCGCCCCGGGGCGGGCACCCGGGTCCGGGTCGACCTGGTGGGTCGCGTCACCTCGGTGCACGAGGTCGCGTCGACCTTCGCCACCCGGGCGCGCGCCGAGGCGGCGTACGACGTCCTCGTCGGCGACCTCACGGCCTGCCGGGCCGGCGGTGCCGACCCGGGCGGCTCCCGGGTGCAGGTCGGCCCGCCGGTGCGGGTCGGCGTCCCCACGGGCGACGACCGCGGGGTCTGGTCGACCGTCGACCCCGTCGACCCCGTCGACCCCGTCACGCCGGTCGAGACGGTGCCGTCCGGCACCGGCACCGCACCCGCGACCTCGACGACGTCCGCGACGTCCTCGGCCGGTCCACCGGCGGGCGTCATGGGGGTGCTGCTCGTCGGGCAGCGGGTCGCCGTCGTGCAGGTCGACGACGCCTCGCCGCGGCCGGCGACGGTCGGCACGATCCTGTCCCTGGCGGCCCGTCGGCTCGCCGGCTGACCCGGCCCGCCGCCCCCGCGGCGGGCCCGTCCCGTCAGGCCGTCGGGAGCGCGTTCATCCGGCCGGTGGCCGGGTCCTCGGCCTGCGGGCCGGCGATGGCCCGCGCCACCGTCTTGGCGATGTCCGGGTCGAAGACGCTGGGGATGATGTAGTTCGGGTTGAGCTGGTCGTCGCCGACGACCGAGGCGATGGCGTCCGCCGCGCGGATGAGCATCTCCGTCGTCACCTGGGTGGCCCGGGCGTCGAGCAGCCCGCGGAAGACGCCGGGGAAGGCCAGGACGTTGTTGATCTGGTTCGGGTAGTCCGAGCGGCCGGACGCGACGACCGTCGCGCGGCGGCTGGCCTCGGCGATGTCGACCTCGGGGTCGGGGTTGGCCAGGGCGAAGACGATCCGCTTGGGCGCCATGTCCTCGATCCAGGCCGGGGCGAGGACGTCGGGGGCGCTCACCCCGATGAAGACGTCGGCGCCGGTCACGGCGTCGTGCAGGTCGCCGCGCACGCCGCGCGGGTTGGTGCGGCCGGCCAGCTCGCGCTTGGCCGGGGGCAGCGTCTCGTCGTCGCGGTGCAGGATCCCCTCCTTGTCCCACACGACGACGTCACGGGCCCCCGCCGAGAGCAGGAGGGAGACGATCGCCGAGCCGGCGGCGCCCGCCCCCGAGACCGCGATCCGCGCGTCCTCCAGGCGCCGGTCGATGCAGCGCAGGGCGTTGCGCAGCGCGGCCAGGACGACGATGGCGGTGCCGTGCTGGTCGTCGTGGAAGACGGGGATGTCGAGCCGCTCGCGCAGCTTGGCCTCGACCTCGAAGCAGCGCGGGGCGGCGATGTCCTCGAGGTTGATCCCGCCGAAGCCGGGGGCGATGAGCTCGACGGTGCGCACGATCTCGTCGACGTCCTGCGTCGCCAGGCAGATCGGCCAGGCGTCGATCCCGGCGAACCGCTTGAAGAGCGCCGCCTTGCCCTCCATCACCGGCATCGCGGCGGCCGGGCCGATGTTGCCCAGGCCGAGGACGGCGCTGCCGTCGGTGACGACGGCGACGCTGTTGCCCTTGACGGTGAGGCGCCGCACGTCCTCGGGGTGCTCGGCGATGGCCATGCTGATCCGGCCGACGCCGGGCGTGTAGGCCATCGACAGGTCGTCGCGGGTGCGCAGCGCGACGGTCGGCTCGACGCTGATCTTGCCGCCGAGGTGGAGCAGGAAGGTCCGGTCGGAGACCTTGTGCACCGTGACGCCCGAGACGTGCCGCAGCGCCTCGACGACCTCGTTCGCGTGGTCGCCGTTGGAGGCCGAGCAGGTGAGGTCGACGACGAGCCGGTCGTGGCGCGACTCGACGATGTCGAGCGCGGTCGTGATGCCGCCGGCGTCCGACACCGCGGTCGCGAGCTGCCCCACGACCGCCGGGTCGGTGCCGGTGTGCAGGCGCACGGTGATCGAGTAGGACCCGGTCGTCGCCCGAGCCCGCTGGATCGTGTGCGACCGGGTGGTCGCCTCCGCGTCGTGCTGGACGTCGGGCTGGACGTCGGGCTGGCTCTCGTCCGTGCTCACCTCAGGCATGACGGGCATCCTGCCACTGCCGCGCGGGCCCACCCGCCACCCGCGCGGGTCGGGCGACGTGACCTACGACCACTACTCGTCGGTACGGCGCCCGGCGTCCACCACGAGCGGCAGCCGGGTCAGCGCGGCGTGCAGCGTCGGTCCGGTTGGGCCCGCCCACCCCTGCGCGGCCAGGTCGTGCACGGCGAGCCAGGCCGCCCCCCCGGCCCCGCTGCCCCCGCGCAGCACCGGGGCGTCGGGCCACGCCCGCCGCAGCCGGGCGGTCAGCGCGCCGAGCAGCACCTCGGAGGAGAACAGCCCGCCGACGAGCACGACCGGGGTGGTGTCACCGGCGCGTCGTACGGACGCGACCGAGCGCTGCAGCAGCCGGGCGGCGTCGACGAGGACGCGCACCGCGTCCGGGTCGCCGTCCCGGGCCAGGCCGACGACGACCGGCGCGAGCGTGGAGAGCAGGAGCGGCGAGCCGGCGTACACCGTCCGGACGAGGTCCTGCCGGTCCCCGTCGGGGCGACCGAGCAGGGCCCGCCGCACGGCGACGGCGAGCGGGTCCTGCGGCGCCGGGCCGGGCCGGATCGCGTGCCGGACGGCCTCGCGCCCGACCCACTGGCCGGACCCGTCGTCGCCGAGCAGCCACCCCGCGGCGTCGCGCACGAGCCCCTCCCGCAGGTCGCGGACCTCGACGGCGCCCGAACCGGTCCCGCCGAGCACGATGGTGCCGTCGCGGGCGGGGGTGCCGGCGCAGAAGCCGACGAGGGCGTCGCCGACGAGGCGGGGCCGCACCCTCAGGCCGGTCGCGTCCCACACCCGGCCGAAGTCCTCGCCGAGGTCGGCGTGCGCGGCGAAGCCCGCGGCGCCCATCACCGCGGCGGCCACCCGGGCCGGGTCGAGGCCGGAGAGCGCGGCGGTCACCGCGGAGCCGACGTGCGCGAGCGCGGTGGCCATGCCGACCGCGTTGGGGTTGGCGCCGGGCGCGGCCCCGGTCCCCAGCCGCCGGCCGCCGGTCGTGGCGACGAGGCAGCGCACGCTGGTCCCGCCGACGTCGAGGCCGAGGACGAGCGGCTCGTCCCCGGCGCCGGGGGGCGCCTCGTTGCGCTCCGTCACCGGGCCCCGCTCAGAGCAGCCGCCGCAGGCGGCCGGCGTACCGCTCCTCCAGCCCGCGGTTGTGCTCGTCGCCGCCGGGGATGTTCGCCGAGAGGTAGACCGGCGGGGTCACCCCGCGCTCCAGCAGCAGCGCGATGGCGTCGGCGACGACCATCTGGGCGAGCAGCGCCGCCGTGATCGAGGAGATGCCGCAGGCGGCTCCCCCGCCGGGCAGCGGCAGCACCGCGTCGCCGTACGGCGCCCCGTTGTCGAGGACGACGTCGGCGAGCTCCCAGAGCTTGCGCCCGCTGGGGTGGCGCGAGGTGATGCCCTGCGTGTGCTGCATCGAGGTGACGGCGACGAGCGGGTGGCCGCGGTCCTTCACGATCCGCGCGAGCTCGACGATGCTGCCGTTGCCGCCGGAGTTGCTGGCGATGAGGAAGACGTCGCCCGGGCGGGCGCCGACGGCCTGCGCGTAGATGTGCTCGGCGGTGCCGGGGTCGCGCTCGAGGAACTGGTTGGAGACCGCCTTGCCCTCGGGGTCGAGGAGGGCGACGTCGCGCAGGCTGAGCCGGTTGGTCGGGATGAACCCGCCGGCGCGCCCGGCGACCTCCATGGCGAAGGCCTCCGAGTGGCCGGTGCCGAAGGCCTGCAGGACGCCGTCGGCGGCGATGCAGTCGGCCACGAGCGCGGCCGCCCGGGCCACCCCGTCGCGCTGGGCGGCGGCCACGTCGCGGACCGCGGCCGACGCGGCGGCGGCGAAGGCCTCCGCCGACGGGAGCGGTGCGGACGGGGTGCCCGTGGACGGGGCGGGGTCTGTGCTCATGGTCGGCGGGTCCTCCGGGGTCGGCGGGCGGGCCGTGCGCCGCGGGACGACGACGTCGCTGCGTCGGTGCGTCACTGCGTCACGGCCCGGGTCTCGTGGGCGTCATTCTTGCCCACCCGGGAGGACGGGAGGGCCGCGGTCCGGCCTGTGGCGGCTCAGGGGGCCGAGGGGGTCCCGACGCCGAGGGCCGTGTCGATCTCGTGGTCGGGCAGGCGGTGGGCGCTGCCGGACGCCGCCGCGACGAGGGCGCCCACGAGCTCGATCTCCTGCGAGAGCGCGCGGTCGGTGAGCTCACCGAGGCCGAGGTCGTGGTCCATGCCGCCACCGTAGGTGACCGGGCCGTCGCCGCGGACGCCGACCCGTCGGAGGCCGTCCGCTCGGTGCCGGGTCCCGTCCGTTCGGTGGAGCCGTCCCGCCCGTGGGGCGGGCGGGGCGGACGGGCGGTGAACGTCGTTCACCTTGGCTGTGTACGGTCGGCGACCGACGCCTGAACTTCGCCGGAGCGGCAACGGTCCCCACCGCCGCGGTCGCCCCGGCACGCGCACGACCCCGAGGACACCATGGCCAGCGCCGCACCCCCGCTCGACCAGCTCTACAAGCTCTCCCGCGACCGGTTGGAGGTCGCCCTCGACGACGAGGGCCTCACCGGCGTCGACGACCTGGCCGCCTGGGTGGAGGTCTGCGAGCACCTCCACGCGCTCGACCCCGCGCGCAACCCCCGACGGCTGGCCGCCTCGCTCTACCGCATCGCCCAGCAGCTGCTGCTCGGCGCGGACGCGGTGCCGCGCGAGGACGTCGCCGGGCTGGCCCGGGCGACCGGCGCCGCGCACCGGGCGCACGACCTGCTCCGGCGGCTGGGCGACTGAGGGGCGCCGTACGGGCCCTGGCGGGGTCAGCGGCGGATGACGAGGGTCTGCAGCGGGTCGGTCTGCTGCAGGTCGTGCAGCTCGACGGTGAAGTCGCCGGACTGCGGGAGCAGGACGGTCACCTGCTCCGACGAGCCGGGGGCGACGGCGACGAGCGGGTAGCTGACCTCGGCGCCGTTGCCGACGAGCGTGCGCACCTCGAGGCGACCGGTCGCCACCGGCGACCCGATGACGATGGTGACCTGGGTGCCCGACACCGAGGCGACGCTCATCCACGGCCCGTCCCCCGGCGCGACGCTCGGGGAGCTGCGCACGACGAGCGGTCGCGGCCCCCCTCCCGGCAAGGTCGAGGGCGAGGAGGCGGTGGACGGGGCCGCCGACGGGGTGACGGACGGGGCGGCCGACGCGGTGAGGGACGGAGCGCTGGACGGGGTGGGCGCCGGGGTGACCGCCGGGGTGGCGGGGGTGCTGACGGTGGGTCCGGCCCCGTCCGCCACCGCGGGGACCGGGCGCGCCCCGACGACGACGGCGTCCGCGACGACGACGAGCGCGAGGACGACCCAGGGCACGGCGCGCAGCACCCGCAGGTGCGTGGGGCGGGTGTAGCGGGGGGCATGGGGGCGCGGCAGCAGGGCGGCGAGGCCCGTGGCCGCCAGGGCGAGCGCGGCCAGCCCCACGCGCCAGCCCGTGACCCCGTCCTCCCCGTCGGTGACGACGGAGGCCCGGACCACGCCGGTGACGACGACGGCGACGAGCGCGCTCCCGACGCAGCGGACGAGGACCTCGAGCGGGCTGGCCGACCGCCACCGACCGAGCCGCTCGCCGGCCAGGAGCAGACCGGCGACGGCGAGCACGGCCGCGGCGACGCCCACGCGCGGGGCGACCTCCGGACGGCTCGAGGCGGCGGCGAGGAGCAGGGCGAGGGCCGAGGCCCCGGCGGGCGCGGCCAGGTCGCCGCGTCCGCGCAGGGACGTGGGCGGCCGGGGCGTCGGCCCGTCGCCGCGGACCCCGGTGCCGGAGGCGGCGAGACCGGCGAGCAGACCGAGCACCAGCGCGGCGACGGCGACGAACGGCAGCGCCGAGCCGGGCGGCCACGGCAGCAGCGCGACGGCGACCGAGGCCGCCCAGGCGAGCGCGAGCGCCGGGAGGGTCCGGCCGGAGAGCTCGCGCACGAGCAGGCCGAGGGTGAGGGCGAGCACGACGGTGGTCGCCACCCAGCTCAGCACGGCGGACCACGGGGCGGGGACCCCGAGCAGCTGGCCGGCGGCCGCGGCTCCCGAGGGGTCCACGAGACCCCGTACGGCGGCCAGCCCCGCCGCCCCGGCGGCGACGAGGAGCAGGCGGGACGCGGAGCGGACGCGGGTGAGGAGCACCCCCGCGAGGCCGACGGCCGACGGGACCAGGAGCGCGAGGACACCGGCGAGCGAGGCGCCTGTGGGGCCGCCCGACCCGACGAGGGGGATCCCGTCGCCGCCGGCGTCCGCGCCGCGCAGCGCGACGGCGGCGAGGGCCGGTCCGGCGGCGGCGAGCACGAGCGCGGGCCCGGGCCCGATCCCGCGCAGGCTCGGCGCGGGCTCCGTGGTCGCCGTCGACGACAGGTCCGGCGCGGCCGCCGTGGTCGTCGGCGGGGCGGGCGGGACCGGTGGCGCGGCGGGCGGTGCGGCCTCGCCGACGGGTTCCGCGACCCGCTCGGTGACCGGCTCGGCGACCCGGTGGGCGACCGGCTCCGCGACCGGCTCCGCTTCCCGCGGGCGGACCGTTGGGGCGACGGGCTCGGCGACGGGCTCGGCGACGGGCTCGGCCACGGGCTCGGCGATCGGCGCCGGGGTGGGGGCGGCGTCAGGGGCGGCCACGCCCATGAAGGTCCGACGGGCGGCGCCGTCGCCGCGCCGGCGCGGGGGCTCGTCCGGCGGGTGCCGGCGCGCGCCCGTGCCCCGGGAGACGGTGCTCACGGCCGTCCCGTCGCCAGGACGCTCACCGTCGCGCGCGGACGCGGACGCGGACGGGCCGCCGACGGGCGGCGGACGCGGCGAGCGCCAGGGCCGCCCCGGCGCCGGCGAGCGCCAGGGCCACGCCCGCCCGGTTCACGGCGGGGGCGGCGGGGGCGGGGTCGACCAGTCCGCCCTCGCCGGTGCGGGCCCCGCCGACCGGGAGGGCGGAGGAGCCGACGGCGTCGGTGACGAGCTTGACCGCGACGGAGGTCGAGCCGGTGTCGAGGACGACCGCCGTGTAGACGGTGCCTGCGGCGAGGGAGACCGTCTGGCTGGCCGAGGCGGACGCCCCGGAGAGGGCGAGCGGCCACGCTCCCCGCGGGACGGTGGTGTACGACGTCACCTGGCCGAGGACCGCCCCGGAGGCCAGCGTCGGTCCGTTCTGCGCCTGGACGGTGAGGGTGGGCGTGCGCGAGGCGGCGGCGAGCACGCGGACGCGGGCGTCTCCGGCCGGCGGCGGGGTGAG includes these proteins:
- a CDS encoding N-acetylglucosamine kinase; translated protein: MTERNEAPPGAGDEPLVLGLDVGGTSVRCLVATTGGRRLGTGAAPGANPNAVGMATALAHVGSAVTAALSGLDPARVAAAVMGAAGFAAHADLGEDFGRVWDATGLRVRPRLVGDALVGFCAGTPARDGTIVLGGTGSGAVEVRDLREGLVRDAAGWLLGDDGSGQWVGREAVRHAIRPGPAPQDPLAVAVRRALLGRPDGDRQDLVRTVYAGSPLLLSTLAPVVVGLARDGDPDAVRVLVDAARLLQRSVASVRRAGDTTPVVLVGGLFSSEVLLGALTARLRRAWPDAPVLRGGSGAGGAAWLAVHDLAAQGWAGPTGPTLHAALTRLPLVVDAGRRTDE
- a CDS encoding RNA polymerase sigma factor, translated to MDDHDDLLPLVERARDGDRDAQHELLTRLQPLVMRRCARILPHRADAEEAAQDALLAVATKLHTWSGSGSFLGWVTVVAANSARSTYRSLCRRSETTVEYLPERPDPRTTSVIAGSRLDLLDAVEQLEAERPVLVEAFVLRDLGTLSYDEIAEQLGVPLGTVKARIHDARAFVRDRLLGVG
- a CDS encoding serine/threonine-protein kinase, whose protein sequence is MRRLGRYRLLERLGTGAFATVWLARDDDLEVSVALKVLADNWSGDAGVRERFLAEARLLRRIDDPRVVRVHDIGTVPDGDQPYFVMDLADGGTLADVVEQAATRPDAGRAVALAGEVARAVQVLHDHGVVHRDVKPSNLLIARGADGRPRVVVADLGMAKSLAEASGLTLTAGTPAWMAPEQVRGGGFDARADVYAVAAVTYALLTGRPPFEHASVRDVALRTDPPAAVALSVGLPAEVDGLLASALDPDPARRPASAAAFARLLDRAAAGESVQERRPARPATPAAPPGRWPARLVALWALAAFLVALALTYGALATR
- a CDS encoding C40 family peptidase — its product is MTPTQRPAETDRLRPWRRRPHRLVCVGLVGLTALTGLAGVSPAAHADPSPVFPSQTQVDQAKAAAGAAAGQVAALDQQLAASRAMVAELAQGSADAMEAASGARLALARATAQARSAEAAARTAKAQADQAGLDLSRLAADVYASGGGGTGQLDVFFGDGGPQSVLDRAAGVEAVGAEQADLVDRAGEADHLAAAAQQAAAEARGRQATAAAAAQAAADRAQQAVATAQTQTARLQAQQTQVTARLAALQKTSVALEQQRQAGLAAAAERAREEANRRAAAAAAAAAARQAAAQAAQRAAAQRAAAQAATTARQQQQAQGGGSNGGSNGGSTSGSGGSSGGSGGSSGGSAPTPTPTPAPTPPPPPPPSSGGVSAVLAYARAQLGKPYVWGASGPGSFDCSGLTMMAWAQAGVSLTHYTGAQYAETARVPIGQLQPGDLVFYGTSGLDSHHVGLYIGGGMMIHAPNPSTVVKIASIYSMSDLVPYGGRP
- a CDS encoding amino acid ABC transporter ATP-binding protein, with translation MTAVPVPVDPEPLAPPVLAVEHLRKAYGDLVVLADVDLEVRRGECVVLIGASGSGKSTLLRCVDLLEQVDDGVVRLEGQDVTDPRVDADAVRARLGIVFQGYNLFPHLSVLDNLTLAPVRVHKVARDEARDRALEALDRVGLREKAGARPDDLSGGQQQRVAIARALVTDPVVLLLDEVTSALDPELVGEVLDLLRELQADGTTMLVNTHEMGFARQVADRVCFLGAGRILEQGPAAQVIDDPQEEPTRRFLARLHG
- a CDS encoding amino acid ABC transporter permease, with the translated sequence MSTSTSTDRSAAPPPGAGWTPSPVERERAAYRSARARRSLLASTGSTVVVLVVAAVLLVTSPGWPRVRDTWFSWDKAVESFPAVLDGLWLNIRLMVVCAVAIVVLGLTLAVLRTLRGAVFAPLRIFATVYVDLFRGLPLLLVLLLLGFGAPALDLTGLPTSVLFWGATSLVLSYSAYVAEVFRAGIETVHPSQRAAARALGLTYAQSLRFVVLPQAVRRVVPALMNDLVSLQKDSGLVSVLGITDAIRAAQISTAEDFNYTPYVVAGVVFVALTIPMARVADRVSRRRGQGPVGGHL
- a CDS encoding NAD-dependent malic enzyme, whose protein sequence is MPEVSTDESQPDVQPDVQHDAEATTRSHTIQRARATTGSYSITVRLHTGTDPAVVGQLATAVSDAGGITTALDIVESRHDRLVVDLTCSASNGDHANEVVEALRHVSGVTVHKVSDRTFLLHLGGKISVEPTVALRTRDDLSMAYTPGVGRISMAIAEHPEDVRRLTVKGNSVAVVTDGSAVLGLGNIGPAAAMPVMEGKAALFKRFAGIDAWPICLATQDVDEIVRTVELIAPGFGGINLEDIAAPRCFEVEAKLRERLDIPVFHDDQHGTAIVVLAALRNALRCIDRRLEDARIAVSGAGAAGSAIVSLLLSAGARDVVVWDKEGILHRDDETLPPAKRELAGRTNPRGVRGDLHDAVTGADVFIGVSAPDVLAPAWIEDMAPKRIVFALANPDPEVDIAEASRRATVVASGRSDYPNQINNVLAFPGVFRGLLDARATQVTTEMLIRAADAIASVVGDDQLNPNYIIPSVFDPDIAKTVARAIAGPQAEDPATGRMNALPTA